From the genome of Athalia rosae chromosome 3, iyAthRosa1.1, whole genome shotgun sequence:
tttttaaaagaaaaaaataaaagtaaaactaagaaaaaaattgttcactaCTAAATTGCAGTATTGTCATACCCTCTGCAGGGAAATGGAAAGATAAAGTATGATAATgaaatgcgagaaaaaaaatttcagaaaattacaagatcaaactgtaattaaaaatagaatgttaattattttaataaaattaaagtgAAATGCCAACGTTCGCTCGAGCCGCTTTGTTATCATAaatgttattgttatcgttgctTTATTGAAATACATTTAATGTGGTtagatatacattatacctagatatatgtatgataagaaataaaaattacaaaaattagaaaacggatgaataaataatcaaatgaatggataaaaagaaaatcataccATCACCGtatgttgaataaataaattatacagatATTACAAATGCACACGTGGTTCCGTGACAAATTAACCTCGGACAAAACAACCCCGTCGAAAGACCCCCGACAAAATAACCTGGACTCGAATTATATGATTCAATTCATTGAAATGTATCACGTTATTGTATCATTccgattattatatttatgggaaacaaaaataaaaacattcaGCGTTATTTATTGGTTCTCACGTTATGTCATGATAATGTTACCGATGTCCGGGTTGAGTTGAGGTTATTTTGTCGGGGTGTTTCGTCCGAGGGCAACTAGTCGCGGcaccacgtacgtatatatatatatatattctttacATATAATGGATATACTATGCATAtaccgtgtacatacatgaatACCTATGTTGAATTTAAGTTACACGCGAGCAAAGCACTAActtataaaatattaaattgtAATGTCTGAGGGTCGTCCTAACGTGAGAGTTATTCAATTAAATGTAGTTACTTGAAAAACTgataaaaaaccgaaaattattccgagttgttgagtttttttttactactcgAAGCGATACATcccgaaatcaaattttcaaatttcaaactaaagataagagaaaaactaTGTCAatctaaataaatttatagacGATGATCTCTAATTTTTTGATAGCAAATGGCGCCGAATCTCCGGAGGTAAAAGCACAATTTTAACGCTAGGTtgaaagggaagaagaaaattaataactttTAGATCTAGTGGGATATCGCGTGTTATTCTTATCTGGCAACAAGTTGGGTGCAATCACGTTTTATCTTATTAAATCGGCCTTCGATCTAATATAAACCAGAGTCTATATATtaggtgtacatacatagttgGAATCAGATTAGTCCATCGAATTATGAAATCCAAATACACTCGATATACATATCACTTCAGCCACAACATCAAGTGTAAGTATTTATCGTgtgtgtcaatttttttcatcaatatcgAACCGAAATACCTCGATCATGCACGGTTAATAGAAATATATCATTCTGGAGAGGGAGTAAATTGCAAATGAAGAATTTCTGatgattaatttgaaaaaaaaaaaaaatggagaaaaccGCCAATTGTTCGATAACTTTTTAGATAATAGGTTTTCCGAGAATGTTCATCCAATGGGGGGATggaataatatgaaataaaaaataaacgaaatttgAGACACTCTCCGGTGAGataaaattgcaaaatgaaataggtaaaaaaaacttagcTACACGTATAGCTGACTACAGGAGCGAtttagagataaaaataaaatacctcgGTTTGCcagttgaaatttatatttttgcagGAGGTGTGGATTTGTGTTTAGATGTAATGCTTGTACATAGAAAATGTGCATAATTTCGTTTGGGAAGTTTGCCAGAATTTTAAAACAGAAAAGACCCCTAAGCTCTTGGCATACGATGTGAATGACTGCCTGCAGTCGGCCACGCGTAGACCCACACGTGTCGTGTCTGACTGTAAAAACCGCCGCGCGATCATCAGCCGAAAGATTGCTGACTAGGTCCACCTCAATTGAATCTAGACGTCAGCCGACGATTCCAAAGTTTACCGAGGTCGCGACTCGCCGAAAATCATCGAGAAATCGAATGAACGTGTTATTTTAGTCCGGAAAACACAGGAGAGAGTGATTTGTTGTAtcctgaaattttcgaaatcgggAATTCATTTATCTCCAATATTCAGCACAATGTACAAGGTTGGAGGGCACCTCGGATTAAACTGTCGCTATTTGATCTTCATTTAAGATTCTGCAGGTGCAGCTGTtcggagagaggagagaaataatCTTTCGACGTCCCCTTCTGATCCGCGACGCAGTCGTGAATTAATTGgtcgaagaataatttttcgtgtggtgaaaaaagtgaaaaacaaataataattataacaacggAGCACCGATGTACCTTGGCACAGTGCTGCACGCGAGTACTCGTTAATCGACTGAATTCGAGTGGGCGATAAAAATCCTCCGATTAGTTCGCGAttcaaagaaattcgaaaaataatttttttcgaatcgagatTCTGCTAGAGTCCAAAAATCAAAGTTCTTatcaaaaatcaatcgagtCGACGATCCTCCACTGCCaccaaaaaaaatactcaatcGCCGCTCTTTCATTTTACAATCCCTTTGCATATTTGCACATCCAAAACTAAGTGATCACCAATTGAATTGATTGTCCAACCCCGTGAAGCCCCCcgcgtattatttattatttctacaCACAAATCAAATTCTGGCATAAAATTATCACGTACATAATTTCCGATAAGCCGAATGATATCGTAACTAGGTGACATAATCTATAAAGGGAAGTGGCGCGAAACGGCAGCTCATTACAGTGGTAGCGTTATGAGGAACGTGCGAGGTGGTTTGCCGGTTGTAGGCCTCACATTCGGGGTCCTACTGGCTCTCGGGGGCCGATCGGTGGCCCAAAATACGGCCGAAAAGGAATGGTGGACGAACACAATCACTTACCAAATCTGGCCGAGATCCTTCCAAGACAGTAACGCCGATGGAGACGGGGATATTCAGGGTGCGTTGtgtgcaaaaaatttcaatatcggaataaaaaaatgatgatcaaaaaatgagaactcGTGAACAAAAGAGTAAACGAAAAAGTGCTGCACTTAATGGGGGTGTGAAAAGCTTTCGAAATAACAATCCCGATCTGCAAGGACATTCGAAGGACTCGTACAGTCACATGGTCATTATGCGGTCACCAAGATCTGTGTCAGTTTATCGCAGGCATtcgtactctttttttttcattcgtcgttgtGTCGGTTACCCTATCTCGGTATTGATGACGTCATGTTCGAAGGACCTTTCCGATAACTTTATCGCGATTAATTACGTCCGATATTTtcggatgtgaaaaaaattgacaaagaaATTTGAGAATCACCGTGCGTAAAATTGAGGTGACCTTGAAGGGAGGTTGCGGTGGACCGAGAGAGGAAGAGTGTGTGCAACGCAATCCTTTAACGTATTAATAGCTGCGGTCACGGGAAAATGTATTCGGATAAAGATTTCGTAGCAATCTTAAACAGCAGAACGGCATTGAAACAAATGCTTGCATTGCAGCTACAAGAGCGCACCTATTACGAAACGGAGCGGTTAAACTCGCGTAAAACAACGCGATGGATAATTTGGCGTGCGTCGCATACCGGGGATTAATTCTATGATTATTTTGAAGTTTTGAACAATAAGAGCGGAACAGAAAAATGGGATCTCTGAAAAAGTTGTGATCTGATTtctcgttcattcgtttttttctcttcgatagAAACTTCCTCTTCTGATATTATTGAAAACGAAGGGATCGTCGGATAATTGGCGATTAATTAGCCTCGGTCAGTttcgtttgaattattttctattggCATCAATATCAGAATGAATCAAATCGGTtatctaaaaaattttaacgaaacAAGATTACGGGCTTAAACTGTTCGATCGATCTTGCTTCGGTTTGCGGCATTACGTTCCTCcacagaatatttcattttctaacTAGATTAGAAAAAGAGCTGCGTTGAATggcagagaaaaattaatgaaacgagagaggaaaagtaggatatgaaaagtttcaacgaatgtgaaaaaaaaatacgaaaaatctttcaattatcGCTTATCAATCAGCGCTGCTCATTTTGTCACtgatattttctaaaaaattaataacggaTATCCGAATCTGTGACTGctgcaaaattgaaaagaattcgGCAAATGAATTGTGATGAATTTCAATCTATAATTGCACCATCAATTATATGAATTTTACAGTCTggcaaattaaattaattggtTCACGTTAGCGGCTACGATTATCTCGAAGTTCAACTATTTGTTGGAACGTACAACTCCGCTTCTCGACTTATGATGTAGTATTTGTGAATAGGTGTACGTTGAATAATCTTATCGCCCGTTAACCTTCGATAATCAAATTGAAACGTTAAATTAAAAACAAGATCCGAGACGATCGATAATTTCGTTGTATAGAATTATCGATGATTCCAACCGTTTCGCTAATCGCAATCTGTAACACTTTGAGATTTGCGAggtaaaaatctgaaatagaGTAATTGAGCGAATATCTCAACGGTCGCACAGCGTCATCTTCTTACAAAGATACACCAGGTCAGTTAACTATCCATCCTGCGCTAACAATAGACCTCATGTAGAACGTGGCGACTGAGGTGTCGACCAACCCGATAGCGAAGCTGGCAAATGCCGAAAATTGGCTCGGCGAAGGTTGCGACCACCGAAGGCAccttgaatcgaaaattggcACGAAATAGTGGAAAGTTAAATTCTAGTTGCCGCAACTGGCAAATCGACCCGGGTCAAGACGATTCGCTGTTCCGAACGTTCGTATATGGACGAGAAATAGCACgcccgcaaaaaaaaaaaaaactcatcgcGAAAGATCGGAGAAAGGATTGATTTTCTATCAGCAGATTATGAGTAGACGCCACTGATAGCCGGTAGCTAAATTGTTTTCCATTATTCTAGGAATAATAAAACGCCTGGACCACTTCGTGGGGTTGGGAGTGGAGACGATATGGTTGAATTCATTCTACCCTTCGCCCGAAGCGAACTTCGGATACGGTATTTCGGATTTCAAAAATGTCTCATCGGTATACGGAAATCTTGAGGATTTCGAGGCACTCGTAACTGCAGCTCACGACCGCGGTAagtcgtcgaaaaatgtatttcaaaCACTATCGTCAGCTTTTCCGATTTTAAACGCTAAAAGAACCGGCACTATCCCAGGTCTCAAGGTCATCATCGATTACATCCCAAATCATTCGAGCCTCGAGCACCGCTGGTTCAAGGATTCCGTCGACCGAGTGGACCCATATACCGACTACTATGTCTGGCGCAATGGAACTTTAAACGCGACCGGACAGAACTTACCACCGAATAACTgggtgagcttttttttcatcgaccaTGAAATTTTGAGGTAATTTCGACAATaggataaatgaatgaaattttttcgtttgatcGCCGTACAGGTGAGCTGGCAGTCGACCGAAGAAGGATCGGCGTGGGAATGGCATCCCGTTCGCGAACAGTGGTACCTGCATCAATTCACTGCATGGGAACCCGACTTGAACTTGAGAAACGAGAATCTCATCACCGAACTTTTggtaagaaatttttcaacgagtcGTTGCCCGAGTTTTTCACGTCGGTCAATCTTTAAAACTGTGTCAACGGGGAATTCGTGATAATTTATTTAGAAATGTAACTAACGAAAATCTTACACCTCGTTAGGAAGTGCTTGACTTCTGGTTGGAAAAAGGTGTGGACGGTTTCTACGTGAGCTCGGTTCCTCACTTTTTCGAGGACGAAAATTTCGCCGACAATCCTACGAACTCTCTAACCAGCACCTTTGGATTGGCGGAGAATGTTGCTCTGCTTCACATTTTCCGGGAACACATAGATTCGTGGGCGACGAATAACAATTCCTCGTCAAAGTAGGTTTTCCATTCATGTTTCAGTTTATCcgtaaaattacttttttacaAATACACGAAGGAAAGAGTGGATCATTTCACGTGAAAACTAAAAGATGTCTCGACTGTTTAGATTCCTTGTCGCTGAAGGATTCGAGGATGACGAGAAATTGCTCACATATTTTGGCAACAGCACCCACGCCGGCATAGCCCCGGTGAACATCGACTTCATTACCGTTATCTCCAAGAAGAGCAACGCTACTCATATAAAAGAAACAATCGACGCATGGATATCGTCACTCCCGAAGAATGAAATATCCAACTGGAAGGTACACTGATTGGACACCCAATATTCTTGTCAAACACTGATTTGCCGATTTTAAAGAATACAAATCGAGTATTAACTTCGGACTTGGTCTTTCAATACAGCTCTCGAATCAGGACCATTCACGCGTCGCGAGCAGATTCCGTTTCAACAGTGCCGACGGTATCAACATGCTAATCCTGTCGTTGCCCGGACGCGTTTTTACCTACTACGGTGAGGAAATCGCGATGCTGGACAACAAGGAGATCACGTACGCTCAGACAGTCGACCCGGTCGTTTGCCATTCTGATGCAAATGAGACCGCTCCGGTTTCCAAAGACCCTTACAGAACACCAATGCAATGGGACGCTAGCGAAAACGCAGGGTTCACGATTAACGCTACCGCTTATCTTCCCGTCAACTCTGATTACCTTAATAGAAATGTGGAATCGCAATTGTCGAGCGAACGAAGCCATATCAAAACCTACAAAGCGGTCGCAGCATTGAGATCTGAACCTACATTCGTTCACGGGGACTACGAGATCGAATCTCTCAACAATGATCGAGTACTCGTCCTCCGAAGGTACGTGTCGACTGCCGATGACGTTCCACATATCTTGTaaagtcaaaaatttttttcgcctcagAAACTTGACCGACAGTCCAACGTACGTATTGGTGATCAATCTCAGCCTGGGTAGACACACCGTAAACCTTTCGGAAGCATTCTCAGATCTCCCGGAAAATCTGAACATCGTTGTTCGCGCCACCAACACCATTTTGTCTGGGTACGTAGCGCAACAGTTTAACGGTTTGCTATTCAGCAGAAAAAATGTGATATATTTGAGGTCGATGTACTTATTCacgaaatcgatgaaaagtaattttctcacaatttgTCCAGGGTCGTGAATACCACCGAATTTACTCTGACAGCTGAGGCCGCAGTGCTCCTGACGGACGCTGAAGAGGGTAAGTCTATTTCAACGGAATTACCGTTTGCGGAAAACACCATCAAACCGAGATAATAAGATGGAATCTATCCTCACGAGGCAATCGGCTTCGTATTTATCGTAAGGTATCGTACGATTGATCGTTTCGTCCTGTTTACAGAGataaccaccaccacccccttGCCGACGGAAGATACCGAACCCGATGACATTTTGTCAACAACGACCCCTGGTTCGAATGAAACAACGGAAACAACGGATCCTGACAGCGGTGGGGCTAATGCGATATCCCCAACCGCAGTGGGCATTGCTATTAGTATATGCTTTTCTATCGTATCGTTCTACCATAAAATGTGAATatttatacctacatacgttaGAGAGGGATGAGAATAAATGTCTATTTTATTACATCTAGAAATAAATAGTCATATTTTTTCGTATACGTGTTATCAGTTCCGacggtagtagtagtagtagcttTAGTCTCATGATACGTCACAGTAATTAACGGTATGGTGATTAAAATGTATTTCAATACTCCTCACAAATAAAACCTGAACGGTGAACCTTATATTCTTTCGATATCTCCGAGTTCGTGGACGAATCAATAgttcgtacctacgtatgtacatacatttcgTACATTCGATCAAGTCAAATTTTCACACGTAGAATGTGTGCCGAGATCGCGAAGGAACATTTCATCAGAACCGTCGCAGCACCACCCGCGTTCGGTGTTTAAATAATGGAGTCATCGTACGGTTGTGAGATCAAATGACCTACGCGTTCAGTGTTTGTTCTCATTTGACGGCAAAACGACAATCCACGTCGcaatttttctgaataaacAATGAGATCAACCTTCAGAGGGCTTCCGTAGGTGATTCGGTGTTATCTTCCTGAACCACTCTAATTTTCACTCGACAAACTGTAAACTGAATTTACTTGTGCCCTGGTTTTTTTCGATAGAAGTGAACATTGATCAGGTGCTCTGGACAGAAATGTTATTTACATAGTTTTTGCGCCTTGGAAATCGTACAAAAATTACGCTATCTCCGTACACCCATGTCAGCGAACTGAATCACACTCTGGAACCTACCGTGCATGTATACCCACATTAATTTCAGATGTGGATATGAACGAAGGAATACTTTCTGCTAATTTGATCGAATAATATACAAAGTTGCATATTGGTACCATCCTGTCGTGAAATCGCCTAAATAAGGAAAGATAGATGGCAAAATCAAAGCGTGCGACTCGCTCACTCTGCCGaacgttattttcttcttttcgataCACTGAACTCCTAAGCTGATCTCCATCAGTTTATCTTTTCTAAATGAACTTCTTTCTCAGAGCTCACGGAAACGCACTCTGTCCCAAATCCCAACGCTTCGTCTCAGCATTCGTGTTATCGCAGACAGAAAAACTCACCACTCTCGACAATAAATCAGAGCTGTGTGATCTACTGCTGTGCTTCATTACCGTacgaatattcatttttcccttACTACCCGTTAATCAATTTAATACCTCGTATCAAGGGCCGTACAATAAATAGTAGGTATATCATCTACCACGAGTCAGTATTCGAATATTCAACCATCATTCCGAACGAaggatttgtttttattttggtCAGAAGTCCTCAGAGTCTGAGAAACATACGTCGTGGCACAGATCTCGTAGTCATTGCGTAGAACGAACGTCGAGTTCAAACGAAACTTGGTCATTGGTGCTTCTGGGTGGCTCTTGATTGGCCCATCGATGAGGAATAGGGGGACGAGTATACAAAACGATACGCTTGCGCAGCGGAGTTAGTCGTTTTCCGTACTTCGAATCGTCTGTTTCGTCTCCACGAAACTCTTCGTAAATTCGAGAATATCTGATGAAATCGGATTCCAGAACCTTTGATAATCGATTGGAGGACCTCACGTCATCTGAGCATATAACGCGGCGCAATTCAGTGAACTCTTAGTGGTAATACGACGTATGAGATTTAGTGAAAACTGCTCGGTTTACTGCGTCGCCAAGTGGCCCCTGATCGGTTCGACCACTGAGGCCACTGAACTATATCTCTGACGCTGAGGAGGTAGATTACTGCGCGCGCACAACTGCGCATTGCGCAGCGACGCCATTTTCTCGTCGAGCTTGGCATCATCTATTCCGTTCCGCTGGCCTCGCTTGCAGCAACTCAACATAAGCATCAGAAGTCCTTGTTCCGTAGCGTAATTAACATGGGTATCTCCGCAGTTGATCTGAAGTGGTGCCTACGAAAATCTGACACCGTGAACATCCGTACCGGACTTTCTTGATGCGTAAAATGGTGAgctttcgttttattattttacttaaaCTTTTCTACCACAGCATTCGCAGAGCATGGCGTCGGGGTATCTCTGGCTCTACTTGTGACTCGTGACACGTTTTGACTGCTTCGCAACGAACGGATTACGGCGTCTTGTTGATATTGCGATTTGGGATTGAtcttttggttttgttttgtt
Proteins encoded in this window:
- the LOC105690126 gene encoding maltase A1-like, yielding MRNVRGGLPVVGLTFGVLLALGGRSVAQNTAEKEWWTNTITYQIWPRSFQDSNADGDGDIQGIIKRLDHFVGLGVETIWLNSFYPSPEANFGYGISDFKNVSSVYGNLEDFEALVTAAHDRGLKVIIDYIPNHSSLEHRWFKDSVDRVDPYTDYYVWRNGTLNATGQNLPPNNWVSWQSTEEGSAWEWHPVREQWYLHQFTAWEPDLNLRNENLITELLEVLDFWLEKGVDGFYVSSVPHFFEDENFADNPTNSLTSTFGLAENVALLHIFREHIDSWATNNNSSSKFLVAEGFEDDEKLLTYFGNSTHAGIAPVNIDFITVISKKSNATHIKETIDAWISSLPKNEISNWKLSNQDHSRVASRFRFNSADGINMLILSLPGRVFTYYGEEIAMLDNKEITYAQTVDPVVCHSDANETAPVSKDPYRTPMQWDASENAGFTINATAYLPVNSDYLNRNVESQLSSERSHIKTYKAVAALRSEPTFVHGDYEIESLNNDRVLVLRRNLTDSPTYVLVINLSLGRHTVNLSEAFSDLPENLNIVVRATNTILSGVVNTTEFTLTAEAAVLLTDAEEEITTTTPLPTEDTEPDDILSTTTPGSNETTETTDPDSGGANAISPTAVGIAISICFSIVSFYHKM